The genome window TAGCCTTAACCTTTGGAGCGTTAAACTTATTTATAACGTTTTCAACTGCTGCGGGAATTAATATATCACAATCACTAGTCAACAATTCCTCATTCGTAACCTTTTTCCCCTCTGGGTAATTCACAACACTTCCAGTTTTCTGAACAATTTCCAACGCCTTATTAATATCTATTCCTCTCTCGTTAATTACCCCTCCCCCTATATCGCTAATTCCTACTATTTTAGCTCCCATTTCACTCAAGAATTTAGCGGTGAAAGAACCCACATTCCCAAACCCTTGAATTATAACCCTCGCTCCTTCAATCCCTCCTATGAACTTACTTGCAGCCTCTTTAGTGACTGTTGCAACACCTAACCCAGTACTGTATAATCTAACGCCTATCCCTCCTAGCTCAGCGGGCTTTCCAGTAAACACTGCGAAATCAACTTCACCAGTTATCTTTATATACTCGTCTAAGAACCAAGCCATTATTTGCGGATTAGTGTTAATGTCTGGTGCTGGAATATCTACATCGCTACCCAAATAGTTATGAAGTAATTGAACATACTTCCTTGAAAGGTCCTCCAATTCCTTTAAGGTCAACTTTTTAGGGTCAACTCTAATTCCGCCTTTTCCTCCCCCATAGGGTAATAATAGCAATGAGTTCTTCCACGTCATGATCATGGATAACGCTATCACCTCATCTTGCGTAACATTGGGACTATACCTAACTCCTCCCTTATATGGACCTAAGGCAGAATTATGCTGACTCCTCCAACCCAGAAACGTTTTCAATTTCCCATCAGAGCCCCTAATCTGTATCTTAACTTGAATAACCCTTTCCGGTTGAGAAAGGACTTCTAAAGTCTCACCATCTAAACCTAATAGCTCTCCAACTTTATACAACTTCTTAACTTGTTGCACGAACAAATTTGAGGTAAGGAGTTCCTCCATAACTTTACCCATTTACTTTAAGAATAAAAAATTATTCCAGCTTAATTTCAAAAATTTTTAAAACACTATTTTTTAATATAGAAAGATATATTGGAGTTGAAGGTCTTCTGAAAGTAAAGGTTTTTGCAAAACTTCTACTTTCACAATAGGTAAAGAAAATTATTAATAAGCACTTACCATGATTTGTGCATCAGCAAAGATTAGTTTTTCATTAATAGCCTAACATAGGGAACTACTCAGTATTCACCTTAAAGCTGAATACCTTAAGCGAGAAAACTCTCCTAGATCATATTTACTAAAATATGGTATAGATATTTTAAAAATGGATTAAACGTCACTCATTTTATCATTCAAATCTCTCCTCTACTTTTTCTGACCCTAAGCATTACGTTAAACTCAATTAAACACAAATTAATAGTCTTATTCTCCATTATATAATTCATGGAAATTGCAACTTTAGGAGGAGGCTGTTTCTGGTGTACAGAAGCAGTGTTCAAGAGAGTTAAGGGAGTAGTTAGCGTCAAACCAGGTTACTCTGGTGGCCACGTTCCTAATCCCACTTATGAAGATGTATGTACTGATACAACTGGTCACGCTGAGGTAGTTCAAATAACCTTTGATCCATCAATAATTTCCTATAAAGAGTTACTTGAGATATTCTTCGAAATTCACGACCCCACAACTCCTAACAGACAAGGAAACGATATAGGGACACAATATAGGTCCATAATACTCTATCACAATGAAGAACAGAGGAGAATAGCTGAGGAAATGATAAAGGAAGTGGAGAAGAGAATAGGTAAGAAAGTCGTAACTGAATTAAAGCCCTTTGAAGTGTTTTATGAGGCTGAAGATTACCACCACGATTACTATGATAAACACAATTACAATCCGTATTGCAGGTTTGTAATAAGTCCAAAAATAAAGAAGTTCATGAAACTCTTCCCTGAGAAAGTGAAAATTGAGTAAAAGACGTGATATACCATTGAGAAAATGAAGGCATTAAATAAAGAGCAAGAAAGAAGTTACACCTTTTAAAATTAAACACACTGATCTAAACAACATTTTTTAATAATAAAATAAAAATAATCTTCTACTTCATTCTACTTCCTTATTGATAGATTGAAAGATATATAAAATTATTTCATTACTTTACGTTTAATTGGAAACGAAATTTTTATATAGAGTTAACTCCCTATTTAATACATGGAAGTAAACATTAGATTACTCCTTCTAGTCCTTACAATATTGAGTATTATACCAGTAAGTATGATATTCAGTCCACACACAAACCTCAATGTACAATCACTTTCACAATCTCACTCTTTAAATAGAGTTTACTTTCCTCCTTCTGCTCACAATATTTCCCCATTAAAAATAGGGGATCAGATAAACCCTTATGCCTATTATAGTAGTGAACCAGCACCAATGGGAATTGCCGACTATGGTTTATCACCGAATGGTCCATTCATAAGAAATACCACTTCATGGTGGGGAATAGTGGAAATAAATGGCTTGAGTGCAATAAGTAATGGCAGCAGCTGGGTTAGTTTCCAGCTTAATGTTGTGTTAAACTATCAGTATAATGGTAATACTTATGCATTATGGGTTCAAGATGTTGCAGTATATAATACTGAAAGTGGTGAAACATATATTTTAGATAATATTTGGAATTTTACTTCTCCAAAAGCAAACGTCAACGGTTTAGAGGGAAATGGAGGGATTTATTATGATAGCAATAGTGGGCTTTTATATTACGCATATGAGGCGCCTAATCCTACTACATTGACACTTCCAGCAACAATTCAACTCTTTGTGAGTGTATCTACTAATACAAATGGTCAGCCCGTAATTTACTTCTGGTATAATGATGGAAATGGTTGGGTTAACTACGATGTTGTAACAGTGACAAACGTTTTCGATGCTAGCAACGTTTACTTTTTAGTGGATGGTTATACTACGACCGGAAATGGTCTTCTCTATGACGCTGAATTAGTTATGGGAGGGCCTGGTGGTGGATTATGTGCTAATGTTTTTTACTCTGATGTCTTCTTCTTCCTATATTACTGGAATGGACATAATTATCAAGAGGTTAGAAATGCCTATAACTTCGGCTCAGATACTGCTGAAACTGTAAATAACGTAAATGTGGGGGAATATTATTATCCGCTATACGGAATACTCACTTCTGGATTAACGAGCGGAAGGGGATCGCTATCTCAAATCTGGAATCAAGATAATACTGTACAACTAACTATATACGCGAATACTTATGATGGATACGTTTACGTCTACAATGAAAGTTATCCCTATTCGACTGCAACACAGTATGAGAATAGCATTCCTTTAAGTGAAATGTCCTTTGCTGGTGGCCAAGTAACATTAACGCTTTATCCCATGAATTACGCAATCCTAGTTTACAACCAAAATGGACAATTAGTAGGGGAAGCTAACATAAATACTTATTCTGGTGAAAACGCTGTCACTTCAACTACGCAATTTTCAGTTTCAGTTAGCAATACAATACTTAAGGTAGCAGTTCATTCAACATCTACAATAAATATTAACATCAACGCTTACGGCACAGTTACAGTTAACGTCATTGGCCCTCAGAGCGGATTATCTTACTCCTTATCGCAAACTCAATTTTACGTAGATGGAAGTGGAACTACTACGCTAACAATAAATGGTATCAATACTGGAACCTATACGCTAATTGTTAACGTTACGTTATTCCCGGGATATTACATAATTCAGACAATTACGGTAAACGTTATAGTGATTACTGTGCCATTTACCTTAACATATACTGTAAATGGGCAATCATTACCGCAATCACCAGAAGTCACATTCAACTTCCCTAACGGTACTGTGATGACTATTCCGTTTACAAGTGGTTTTACAATTCAAGTACCTACTGGAACTACGTATACAGTTCAGCAAATCATTGGAGGTGGTTCAAACGTTCGATGGGCTACAGAAAACCAGGTTAGTGGTACTATAAGCGGATCAACTAGTATCAGTGTAACTTACTATGAACAATTCCTAGTAACGTTCAACTATCAAGTTATAAATGGACAGTGGAGCTATGGATCACCTAGCGTAACTTATTACTACTTTGGTACACCAACTGTTGCATCAACACCAACAACTGTCTGGGTTGACTACAACTCACCTTATCAATTCTCACAAATGATAACTAGTAATTCAGAAAGGATTATAGGGACAAACTATCAAGGAACAATAACATTCCCCGGTACGATAACAGCAAACTATTATGTTCAATACTACATATCCGTTAACTCACCAATACCAGTATACGCATTAGTAAACGGTAAGAACGTCTCCTTAGTCAGTAATTGGTACAACGGCAGTGTGACAATTAACGTAGAAAACATAACATACTATCCGTCACAACTCACAAGAGATGTCATTATAAGCGTATCCCCTAGTAATATCATAGATGTGACATCACCCATTACGATAACGGTAAACACAATTACTCAGTATTACGTGAACGTTTCAACACCAATGCCAATTTACGCTATAATTAACGGAAAGAACACAACACTAACAAGTAATTGGTATAATAGCGGTACTGAAATAAACGTGGAAAACATAACATACTATCCCTCTACAAGTGAAAGATACGTAATGAAAAGCATATCACCGGGCATGGTATTCACAATAAGCTCTCCAACTAATGTTGAAATAACTGCTATAAAACAATACTTCATCAGAGTCAACTCAGTAATTCCAGTTAAAGCTTACATCAACGGTACTCTCTCTTATCTGAACTCGTCGTGGATTAATGAATACACCAACATTGGAATATTGAACTACACCTACTACGTAAACTCTCAACAAAGATACGTTATACTCAACATTTCACCACAATCGTTCACAGTTAAAAACCCATTAAGCGTGAACGTTTCAACAGTAAGGCAGTTCTTGGTTACGATAAATAACGTATCAACCTGGTACAATGAGGGAAGTAAGGTATTGCTAAGTGCTAACGTGCCAATATACGATGTAGGCAAGTTCGTTGGAAC of Sulfolobus sp. E5-1-F contains these proteins:
- a CDS encoding thermopsin family protease; protein product: MEVNIRLLLLVLTILSIIPVSMIFSPHTNLNVQSLSQSHSLNRVYFPPSAHNISPLKIGDQINPYAYYSSEPAPMGIADYGLSPNGPFIRNTTSWWGIVEINGLSAISNGSSWVSFQLNVVLNYQYNGNTYALWVQDVAVYNTESGETYILDNIWNFTSPKANVNGLEGNGGIYYDSNSGLLYYAYEAPNPTTLTLPATIQLFVSVSTNTNGQPVIYFWYNDGNGWVNYDVVTVTNVFDASNVYFLVDGYTTTGNGLLYDAELVMGGPGGGLCANVFYSDVFFFLYYWNGHNYQEVRNAYNFGSDTAETVNNVNVGEYYYPLYGILTSGLTSGRGSLSQIWNQDNTVQLTIYANTYDGYVYVYNESYPYSTATQYENSIPLSEMSFAGGQVTLTLYPMNYAILVYNQNGQLVGEANINTYSGENAVTSTTQFSVSVSNTILKVAVHSTSTINININAYGTVTVNVIGPQSGLSYSLSQTQFYVDGSGTTTLTINGINTGTYTLIVNVTLFPGYYIIQTITVNVIVITVPFTLTYTVNGQSLPQSPEVTFNFPNGTVMTIPFTSGFTIQVPTGTTYTVQQIIGGGSNVRWATENQVSGTISGSTSISVTYYEQFLVTFNYQVINGQWSYGSPSVTYYYFGTPTVASTPTTVWVDYNSPYQFSQMITSNSERIIGTNYQGTITFPGTITANYYVQYYISVNSPIPVYALVNGKNVSLVSNWYNGSVTINVENITYYPSQLTRDVIISVSPSNIIDVTSPITITVNTITQYYVNVSTPMPIYAIINGKNTTLTSNWYNSGTEINVENITYYPSTSERYVMKSISPGMVFTISSPTNVEITAIKQYFIRVNSVIPVKAYINGTLSYLNSSWINEYTNIGILNYTYYVNSQQRYVILNISPQSFTVKNPLSVNVSTVRQFLVTINNVSTWYNEGSKVLLSANVPIYDVGKFVGTYNVSPGTYITVNSPIVERLVLSPNYVFYGGIAGAVIAIVIAVVLLSKRKGKGK
- a CDS encoding Glu/Leu/Phe/Val family dehydrogenase, producing MEELLTSNLFVQQVKKLYKVGELLGLDGETLEVLSQPERVIQVKIQIRGSDGKLKTFLGWRSQHNSALGPYKGGVRYSPNVTQDEVIALSMIMTWKNSLLLLPYGGGKGGIRVDPKKLTLKELEDLSRKYVQLLHNYLGSDVDIPAPDINTNPQIMAWFLDEYIKITGEVDFAVFTGKPAELGGIGVRLYSTGLGVATVTKEAASKFIGGIEGARVIIQGFGNVGSFTAKFLSEMGAKIVGISDIGGGVINERGIDINKALEIVQKTGSVVNYPEGKKVTNEELLTSDCDILIPAAVENVINKFNAPKVKAKLIVEGANGPLTADADEIMRQRGIVVIPDILANAGGVVGSYVEWANNKSGGIISDEEAKKIIIDRMTNAFNALYDFHKRKFSDQDLRSGAMALAVDRVVSAMKARGLL
- the msrA gene encoding peptide-methionine (S)-S-oxide reductase MsrA; this translates as MEIATLGGGCFWCTEAVFKRVKGVVSVKPGYSGGHVPNPTYEDVCTDTTGHAEVVQITFDPSIISYKELLEIFFEIHDPTTPNRQGNDIGTQYRSIILYHNEEQRRIAEEMIKEVEKRIGKKVVTELKPFEVFYEAEDYHHDYYDKHNYNPYCRFVISPKIKKFMKLFPEKVKIE